The region ATACCAACAAGCCGAACCTGCGGCTCTTCGGGCTGGCAAGCGCCCGCTTAATCTCTTTTTCTTTTCTAAGGCGGTTGGCCGGCGGCAACATGGATGTCAAAATAAATTGGGTTCTTGCGTCGGGGTATTGGCCCCGCCGCAACCGGAAGATGTTTCCTCCGAACTCCTCATTCTTTTTGTCCCCCGCGGCGAGCCGACGGGGAATAAAGAGAATTAAACGGTAAGTTTTTCCCTGCCCTTGGCGCGGCGCGCTTTTATGACGCGTTTCCCGCCCGTGGTTCTCGAACGCTTGCGAAAACCATGCGCCTTGC is a window of Candidatus Nealsonbacteria bacterium DGGOD1a DNA encoding:
- the rpmH gene encoding 50S ribosomal protein L34, translating into MSVTYQPKKRKRSKAHGFRKRSRTTGGKRVIKARRAKGREKLTV